The following is a genomic window from Adhaeribacter radiodurans.
GTAGGAGTAAGCCAAGGTAATAGTGGCAATGCATTTTATAAATTCGGGTTTAACCAGAAGGTGCGAAGAACCACATTGACTTTAGTTAAAATCTTTTTCCTGGGTTTTAGTAGTAGCCAAATAAACTAGGCCAATGTTTTCGTGAACCCGCAATTCGTTTTCAAGGTAATAACTGGCTTTATCTAAGCAGATGATCTTGTAAACTTCTTGCTAAGTAGATCGGCTAAAGGAATTGAAAGAAGGGAGTACGATGTTAAAGAAAATATTTGTCGAACTAAGTCGGTAGCGAAAAAGAAAGAAATCATTACAAAATATCTACTCAATACTAGCTCAAGAAATGGACATCATTCTCATTTCATGTTGGTAGTAGTAAGTATTTAAGATTAATTCAATTTAGGCTACCTGAATCTTGAAGTTACAAGGCATATTAGTTAAGGATAAACTGTTTTTTAAAGTATTTCACCAATTTTTAAAACTCCAATCTCTTCTGCTTATCTATATTTGCTTATGACTTTGCCATTATGGAGATTATTGTTTTATGTTAGCTTTTGATAGTGGCTAATTTTACTAAATCTGGTTTGTGTCAAACTTATGCCCCCATACTCTGGACTTGAAATTGTAAATTATAAATACAGCTAATATTATTATTTGGTAAATATTAAACCAAGCACTATTTAGTCCATTCTAAGCACACTAACTATTTAAATTATTTTCCAAAATGAATTATTAATGTAATACCAAATAATAATAAAAAGAACTATTATCCATTTTATCAACAATCGTACATGTTACGTCTCTTACTATTAGTCTTGATCCTGTGTCTAAGTTTGCCAAAAGTGAATGCACAGGAATTTATTCCGCTTTGGCCTAAAAACAAGATGCCCAATTCAAAAGGGCTTTCCTTGAAGGACAGCATCACCAATGAAAGGATTTATCAGGTAGGTACGCCTGGCATGTATGCCTATTTCCCTTCGGATCAGGAAAACAAGCGAACAGCGGTAGTAATTTGTCCGGGGGGTGGATATGCCCGGCTGGCTTATGTTATTAGCGGGCTGCAATTGGCAAAGTGGTTTAATACCATAGGTATCAGTGCTTTTGTGCTCAACTACCGGCTGCCCAATTCACCAGATTTGAAGGAGAGACAAATTGGCCCATTGCAGGATGCCCAGCGGGCGGTTCGTCTAATCAGAGCCAATGCCGCCAAATGGGGCATTAACCAGGAGAAAATAGGCATTATGGGTTCTTCGGCAGGAGGACATTTGGCTACTACGTTGGGTACTTACCCGGAAGATGTAGCTGCCATTAATGACACGTACAATAAGGTATCCTTCCGGCCAAATTTCATGATTCTAATATCTCCCGTCATTAGCCTGGGAACTTATGCGCATACCGGTAGCAGAGACAATCTGTTGGGCGACAAGCCTGCTAAAAAACTAGTAGAAAGGTTTTCTACAGAATTACAGGTTACTGCCGCTACTCCACCTACTTTTTTAGTGCATGCGACCAATGATAATGCCGTTAGTCCGCTCAACAGTGTCTTGTTTTACCAAGCCTTGCTGAACCATAAAATTCCGGCCAGTTTACATATTTTCCCCCAAGGCGGGCATGCCATTGCCCTACGCAATAACCCGGGCTCTACGCAATTATGGACTAATCTATGTGAAGAATGGCTGAATGAAATGGGCTTTATTCCTAAAAACATTGAAAGCAAATAAAGCAATAGAGAAAGTAAACGAAGAGCAATTACATTCTTTTGGTACCTGACCAATTTCATTACTGGGCTGCTCAGCGGCAAATTTATTTGGTAAAATGATTAATAGTAAACACAATGATTTTCTTCCGCCTATCCTTTACTTATTCTGTTGTAGTTGCAGCCTTATTTTGTAGTTCCTGTTCCAGCGTTGCTCAACGTAATACAGCAGCCAGCAATACATCCCTCACCAACGAGGCTGCTCCAGTTACCGGGATTTCTAAGGTGTGGGTAGCCGACCAGGGAGATGGCACCTATAAGAACCCGGTTCTTTACGCCGACTATTCTGACCCGGATGTATGCCGCGCAGAAGATGATTATTACATGACTTCTTCCAGTTTTAATGCGGTGCCGGGCTTGCAAATTCTGTATTCTAAGGATTTAGTTAACTGGAAAATAATAGGGTATGCCTTAGACCGATTAACGCCTTATGCGCATTTCTCTAAGCCGCAGCACGGCAATGGCGTATGGGCCCCTTCTATCCGGTACCACAATGAAGAGTTTTATATCTACTGGGGAGATCCGGATTTTGGTATTTATATGGTAAAAACTAAAAATCCGGCTGGCCCTTGGGAGAAGCCGGTACTGGTAAAGGAAGGAAAAGGGTTAATAGACTCCTGTCCGTTCTGGGACGAGGACGGAAAGGCCTACCTAATACATGGTTGGGCGGGAAGCCGCGCCGGCATTAAGAGTATTTTAACCATCAACCGCCTAAGCCCGGATGGAACAAAGGTGTTAGATGAAGGAGTGATGGTGTTTGATGGGCATGATGCCCATCCAACGGTAGAGGGGCCTAAGTTTTACAAGCACAATGGTTATTACTACATTTTTGCTCCGGCCGGTGGGGTGGCTACTGGTTGGCAATTAGTGCTGCGTTCTAAAAATGTGTATGGTCCTTATGAGGAACGCATTGTGATGGACCAGGGATCCAGCCCTGTTAATGGTCCGCATCAGGGGGCTTGGGTAGATAATAAAAACGGCGAAGACTGGTTTCTTCACTTTCAGGATATAGGAGCATATGGGCGGGTAATGCACCTGCAGCCCATGAAGTGGGTAAACAATTGGCCGGTAATAGGAGAAGATAAAGAGGGCGATGGGAAAGGCCAGCCGGTGCTCACTTATAAAAAACCGAATATGGGTAAAATTTTTCCGGTCACTACCCCACAGGAGTCGGATGAATTTGACGACCACACGTTGGGGCTACAATGGCAATGGCACGCTAACCCAAAAGCAACCTGGGCTTTTATCACTGGCAGTAAAGGACAATTGCGTTTGTTTACCGACCAGGTTCCGGCTGATTTTAGAAATTATTGGGATGTGCCCAACCTGCTGCTGCAAAAATTTCCGGCTGATACTTTTACAGTTACTACCAAGCTAAAATTCACTCCGAACGCAAAGCTCCAGAACGAGCGAACCGGTCTGATAGTGATGGGCGAAGATTATGCTTACGTTTCTCTGGTAAGTAAGAAGGATGGAATTTATTTAACCTACAATACGGTAGAAGAGGCTTTTAAAGGTACACCCGAAAAAGAAGAAGTGTTGGGAAAACTGAACGGGAATGAAGTGTACTTCCGGGTAAGTGTAGGTAAAAATGCCAAATGCCAATTCAGTTATAGCGAAGATGGCAGCCAGTTCCGGAATGCTGATACTGCTTTTACTGCAGTGGCAGGCCGCTGGATAGGCGCGAAAGTGGGGATTTTTGCTACCCGGCTGGATAAGATTAACGACTCCGGTTACGCCGACTACGATTGGTTCCGGATTACGCCTCTTACAACCGAAATAACGGAGAGCAGCCAGAAGTAAGCCTAAAAAATGTTTTGATGAACGTCAAAGTCAGGGAATAAAAGCGGTGTGTTACGCACTAAACTTTCCGGATGAGATAAGAAAGGTAATCATGAAAAAGACTGTTTATTTACTGTTCTGGTGCTGGCTGTTGGGAGGAACGGCGGTTGCGCAGCGGGTCGATTTTCCTCGCGATACTTCTTTTACGGTAGTCAGTGCCTTCAAAAATATTAAAAAGCAATATCCTATTGTTAAGCCCGTTCTGCCAAAATTGCCCGCTGGAGTTAAGAGCAAAGAGAATATTGTTTACCGCTCACTCGGCCAAAGAGCGCTTCACCTGGATGTGTTTTATCCCGCAAAAAAAACAACTAAAGGTTACCCCGGGGTGTTGCTGATTCATGGAGGGGGCTGGCGGGCCGGTGATAAATCCATGGAATGGCCTATGGCACAACAATTAGCAGCTCAAGGTTATATAGCCGTAACGGCAGAGTACCGGCTTTCGCTGGAAGCGCCTTATCCGGCAGCTGTGCATGACTTAAAAGCAGCTCTGCGCTGGCTGCGGGCTCATGGTCAGGATTATAATTTAGATACGAGTAAAATAGCTATTTATGGTACTTCTGCGGGCGGACA
Proteins encoded in this region:
- a CDS encoding alpha/beta hydrolase, which produces MNAQEFIPLWPKNKMPNSKGLSLKDSITNERIYQVGTPGMYAYFPSDQENKRTAVVICPGGGYARLAYVISGLQLAKWFNTIGISAFVLNYRLPNSPDLKERQIGPLQDAQRAVRLIRANAAKWGINQEKIGIMGSSAGGHLATTLGTYPEDVAAINDTYNKVSFRPNFMILISPVISLGTYAHTGSRDNLLGDKPAKKLVERFSTELQVTAATPPTFLVHATNDNAVSPLNSVLFYQALLNHKIPASLHIFPQGGHAIALRNNPGSTQLWTNLCEEWLNEMGFIPKNIESK
- a CDS encoding glycoside hydrolase family 43 protein, translated to MIFFRLSFTYSVVVAALFCSSCSSVAQRNTAASNTSLTNEAAPVTGISKVWVADQGDGTYKNPVLYADYSDPDVCRAEDDYYMTSSSFNAVPGLQILYSKDLVNWKIIGYALDRLTPYAHFSKPQHGNGVWAPSIRYHNEEFYIYWGDPDFGIYMVKTKNPAGPWEKPVLVKEGKGLIDSCPFWDEDGKAYLIHGWAGSRAGIKSILTINRLSPDGTKVLDEGVMVFDGHDAHPTVEGPKFYKHNGYYYIFAPAGGVATGWQLVLRSKNVYGPYEERIVMDQGSSPVNGPHQGAWVDNKNGEDWFLHFQDIGAYGRVMHLQPMKWVNNWPVIGEDKEGDGKGQPVLTYKKPNMGKIFPVTTPQESDEFDDHTLGLQWQWHANPKATWAFITGSKGQLRLFTDQVPADFRNYWDVPNLLLQKFPADTFTVTTKLKFTPNAKLQNERTGLIVMGEDYAYVSLVSKKDGIYLTYNTVEEAFKGTPEKEEVLGKLNGNEVYFRVSVGKNAKCQFSYSEDGSQFRNADTAFTAVAGRWIGAKVGIFATRLDKINDSGYADYDWFRITPLTTEITESSQK
- a CDS encoding alpha/beta hydrolase, with protein sequence MKKTVYLLFWCWLLGGTAVAQRVDFPRDTSFTVVSAFKNIKKQYPIVKPVLPKLPAGVKSKENIVYRSLGQRALHLDVFYPAKKTTKGYPGVLLIHGGGWRAGDKSMEWPMAQQLAAQGYIAVTAEYRLSLEAPYPAAVHDLKAALRWLRAHGQDYNLDTSKIAIYGTSAGGQLAALVGTTNGSGMLEEQGEYRSRSNKVQAIVDVDGVLAFKHPESKEGTVAAQWLGGTSEEAPDTWAQASALTHTGKNTPPVLFIASSHLRFHAGKADMIKILESHGIYYESYLIPDTPHTFWLFEPWFKPTLQYTVNFLNKVFKGKPLATSEKNKTK